The window CCATCAGCTGATATCACTGGTGGCATCAGGCGATGGGCAAGGGGAAAGGGTCAACACAGAAAGCAGGATTTCATTCCCCAtgagcaggtggggtggggggagctaaaGCAGCTCACATGCTTCTTCCAGTATGTAGAGTGTGCGAGGTGTTTCAAACAACGCTTTTGAGAAGCGATGTAGGGCAGTCTCGACACTTGCCTTACAGCAAGAAATGGGAGTGTGGGGGTTGCCTTGCTTCTCAAAAGTGTTGTTTGAATCAACCACCTCTACATTTCCAGGACTAGGAATTTCAGCAGCGTGAGAGGTTTGCAGCGCTGTGCATTTCAGTTTACTTTCTACAACGTGCAGATGGTAGAGCCTTCCTGGGAGATACAGTATAGGGACAGGGCTTTATCGGTGGTGGTCCTACACTTCAGAACTACATTCCCAGGGTACAATCCCTCACTGCTGGTggcctttaaaataaatatttcttttgggttttttatgaTTTGCTGAATTGTGCTGTACATGAAAAAAACTATTTAGATGCTGCTGCGTTTTTGTTATTTCATGCATTTAGAGTAACGTAAGCCGCTTTGTGCCCTGAAAATGGGGTTAATAATAGTTTAATTCACGAGCGCAATCAGTAATAGAAAGTGTGGTGATCTTTGGTACAGGGAGAGGCAGATTTCAACTGAGTGACTATTTTCATCTGTGAATACTTTTGGGGGGATTATATTATACGCCTGTGTCTCTTCACATGAATCTGAGATCTCCTGGAGATTTCATGATTTTTTTCCTCACAAAATTTCCAGGAACTTGGATGGCCTGCAAGAGTCTACTGGAGCCCAGGAAGCAAGGCGGAGAGCTTAAAATtaagctctgtcttgcttcacaGTCAAGATTGCTCATATGAGGGTGGTTCAAGTATAGGAGTTTTTGCATATGAGGTGCTACCCCTAGAATGTAATCCCTGCTCAGTGTACTACTGTGGGTTTGGCATAGCACAGTAGGTGGGGTTGGCATATCAGTGTGAAGGCTTCATTTGAGCTCTTCTCTGATACTTATATTTTTGATGTGGGACATTCAAATATGAGTCCCCAGCTGAAGACgggggctgcatacacaccattcaCTTAAAGCGTACACACCCCTCACAGAATCTTCTGTCCaaataattttattggttttcatgtaaatacaagaacaTATAACTACAGTAACTTGTCCAGTGGTACATTCTCATTAAGTTTTATATGCAATACACAGCACAAGCAATATGTTCATGCATTATCAATTCAAGTCTCCGCTCCACAGAGATTCTTGTGTTCTTGGTGGAAtaaaagtacagtacagtagaaccccgggttacgcgcaccctgggttgcggacgttcgaatTAAGAACGGCCGCatcccggaagcgtttccggagtgcGCGCaacccccggatgtgcagaagcgctcaaatcgtgctacttccATTTTTTCCCGTGCATTTGGGATACGCCTGCCCGCATTACGCAcggcgacccagaacggatcgcgtgccccggggttccactgtatcttcTGTCCACCCCTCACAGAATCTTGAGGACCGTAGTTTACCTCCATAGAGCTACAAGTgtcaagattttatttttatttttttgcaggcaaGGGATAAGCTTTAAATTTGTATGGCATGTACCTAGCCTCAAATGGTACAGCCCAGGCATAGATTCCCCTTACTGGCTTATCAGTACATTAGTAAGTGTTGCCTCACTTGGATTTTCCATTAACTGAAGAGAATCAAGGGAAGGAAAGAGTGCCTTTGTGGGAATCAAAAGCTGCACCAGTCTGTCCTCTACGTACAAATTATCAAAAATCGGGAGAAAGACCCCTGCAGCCTCTGACACACGGATGATTGCCAAAAACCCTGTATGAGATAGGTGTACACATTGATGTCTTGAGCTAGAAGTGAGCTTCTTTAATTCATCATAGCCATGGGTTCTAGCTGCTAACTGTAAATAATATTTACCTCTTGTATTTGATTGAACAATATTCAAGTAATCAATGTTTACCTCCTTTGCTGTTAAAGGTATGTTTCTGACCATTGCACGGCTTCGAAACCGCATTCATGGGAGTCAGTGGATTGGTAAACACAGACGGCCGAGGTTCGTTACAGAGATCATGAAGAAGGGTATCATTAAGAGGCTGGAAAGGGAAGCTGAAAATGAATATTGGCTGAGCCGGCCATATATGACAAAAGACCAGGAGTATCGCCACAATGTAGAACGCAGACATTTATGTTGGGAAAAAACAATGGCAGCAAATAGAGCTAAGTTTCCAGAGCACAAGTATGCTACAGAACATCTGGGTCACCTTAATGTGACCAAGAAATGGACAGAAGCTTGAAAAACGTAAGTTGGCGTTCAGCTGGACTGCTTGCAATTGCTGACAGTGGCAACCACCAGTTATGTAAGGCGGCTTGTAAATAAATGTATTACTCTTCAGCTCTCAGTCTCAGTGCTCATTCCAAGTTACAGGTGTTCTTTTTCTTCCAAACTTTGGTAATGCTATGCTGCCTAGAAAGGACCGCCCTCTCCCCTCAacttgtgcctgcaaaagtttctCATAACCTAATGTTCAATCCAGAGTAATGTCCAGTTATTTGTTGCTTTGCTAAGTGTTATTTTCCCAGTGTTAAATCCAGGCATCTCAGTTtcattcctttcccttcccatcctAGAAATCCAAGAGGTTCTCcaattattattaaaagtaaGAGTCAGCCTTAATCTTCGTCTGGCCTCACAACTTTACCTCCAGATCTTAAAAGACAATTCAGTCCTTATTCTTTATTCATGAATAAATGATTTTCTTCATTGTATTTATATAAGACAATGTCCACAACTGATCACAAATTAAGTAGACATTAATTTACACTCCCACAAAAGTACCTATATGTTCCAGTTCCTATTGCCATAGTCTCCTGTCCttgtcatttaatttttttttcaatttcctgtatttccattattttcaaaatattgcAGGAGGCACAATCACTTTTTCTTCTGAGATGATTCAAAGTTATACACAGAGTCCTCCTTCCATGAATTCCATTGCCTTCCAGCATTACATTAGTTGCACTCCTTCCAGCATCAGCAGTAAACCATCCTCTAGGGCTGGCAAATTATCCTTGATAATTTTTCCCAGGAGCTGTGTCTCTTCAGTAATCTGTGTAAAACCTTCCTCCTGGTGTAGCAAACCATCTCCAGTATTTTTCCCCAGGAGCTGTAATTCCACACCCGCCTCCACTTTACTCAATGATTTGCCCATTATCATTTTCTGCATCTCCCATTTTCAATTGCTTTCTCTGTTGAtcaaataatttttgaaaacCTGCCAGTTAATAGATTATTTCTTAACATACTTGCAATCTTGGGTGCTACTAGAATACAGTCCTGACTACATTCTTAGCATTCCATTCTTCCCACTGCGAGCACAGCAGCAACCATTAATTCTCATTACTGTCAATGCAATCACTTGTGAAACAGAGGATCAAAGATATAACAGCACAAGAACATACACTTCTCAGATATATATTCTCTTCTCTGTTATAAGCAGGTGTGTGTTAGAAACAGCTGTATACTTTCCTCGAAACAAACTAGATACTTCCTGAAAAAAACAATTTTGCCTTCAGTCTTTCAATGACTTCTCTTCTTAAGCCAGCTTTAGGGTCGTATTTCAAATTGACATTTTTACTGACAAAGGAATAGTTTCTTTAATGATTTATAGTAGTTTCAGATACAACTAAAGAAAGGAGGTATGGTTAGTCTTTTCCTGGGAGATTGATCTCCAGAGATCTTTAGCAGTGCCTGGGCAATGCTGTCATTTCTCCCACTCCTGGTCACTCACCCGTCCAATAGGATTTCTCGATCCCACGTCAGCAAGCAATCCATTAAGAACATCCAGGAGTTAATCCAAATTTGTCTCTGTTCAGCAGACAAAAACGATACATAATCTCTGCCGTTAGTTgtcacctaccgtatttttcacaccataagacacactttttccctcctaaaaagtaagggaaaatctctgtgcgtcttatggtgtGAAGGCTCCCTGTAAAGCAAGCCGCCCGCCACCCCTTCCCTGTTCCGTGAAGCATTTCCTCCGCCTCCGCTGTGTTCAGCCAGCTTTTCATGAACggggttggcggggggggggggggagatcagccCTGTAACGATGCTACCGGGCTCTCCTGCCTCCCCTGGTCCCTCCACCACCGCtgcacaccttgtttttagaggaggaaaaggagggaaaaaatatttttctggttttccccctccagcgcccccccccagccttttagagggggaaaaccagaaaaatattttttccctccttttcctcctctaaaaacaaggtgtgccctatggttgAAAAAATACTGTAATTACATCTTTGGGGAGCTCCCAAGAGAGGTGACTAACCTGCGACAGCTCCTTCCCGGGAAGTGTATCTTGAAAGTGTTTCTTGATTTTAGCTTTGTCATGTTGTGTATCCTCAGTGGTAGCATGCTTTCTGGCAGCAACCTGTCAGGGACAGGTAGGCAACACTGATCCATGCTTTGGGCTGGGACACTTCCATTTCAAGTATAGTGTCAATGGGACCTGCAAAATGTATCCTGTCCTAATTTGTTAGCCCTTACTAGCTAACGTTTACAGGCAAAATGGAACCAAGTGTGGGGACCCAAAATGGAGGTGAACTCTGGCAACATCTGCCCACTGTTGTCTTTATTTAATTGGACTGATGCATAAGAGCCCCAACTAACTTTTGAAGCCCCTCTTCCCAATGTTCCCACTCATTTATACCCACACATAAAAGAGAATTGAAATTGTATCTTCATCACTTGCACCAATTAGAAATGCAGTTCACAAGTTAGCTCATTTTTTCAACGTATTTATTTAGTTTCTTTTGCATTCAGTGTGTCATAATCCATTTTAATGTATCATCACTTTGGCAAAGGGGTTTAAAGATTATGCTTTTTCCCCTTAAAAGGAGCTATGCTTAAGATATTAATGGAAGTCTGCACTTTGATATATAAAATACTCAACATGATTTAAAATTATTGGtgaaaaatacacatgaaaatATTACAAGGTGCAGATAAAAACATGAAAATTTCAGGCAAAATGATctgtattattttgtatttaatttatttataaaagtctGTTTAAAAAGTCACTTTAAAGTATTAATGGCAATGCTTTCTTTGTGCATAGGAATATTCCTATCTGCAACATAAAAAACAGATGCATTATTCACATTATATATCTAAATAACCTCATACCAATTTAAATTTGAGTATTTGCAAGCTTACTTAGTTACAGTGGATATACCTTTATTTAAGTAAAATCCTTGCATACACCGGTCATAAATACAGGGCAATGTATTTGACATACCCACTGGCAAATGCACAGGTTGTGGCAGCCCTAGACATAAACTAAGGATGTCACTCTTATGGCCTTGTAATTTACACACGAGGGCAGAAGAAATGAAGACACAGTGGAGAGATGTTCTCTGTTTTACATTATGGTCTGCAATTCTAAACCATGTATTTATATGTCATCTCTTCAGAAACCCATAGGACTTCCTGgtaaatgcatttagaaatgaaagaaaaatctgCATTCCTTAAACCACTTTATACAAAATTTTCCTGGTAGAATCCCAGAATTCTGGGACTACTTAGCACTGCAACATAATGTAACTTGTACATCTGATGGTTTTTTACAATTTTTGGGTACGAAGAAAAAGGTTCTGATGCTGTCCTAACTTGACCCAAGTTGTAAGTTAGTCATATCCCTGTTGGATGATCTTCTACAACTCAACTTCAGTTATTCTGTAAATGTGGACAGATACTTTCTACCATTTGCAAGATTCAAGTTAAGATCTGGGGAATACATATTGGATATTAAGACTGAGTTAAAGCACAAGTTTCCAACACAGATCCAAGAGATATATTGCTAAGTAACTAGGAGCTAACGTCACATTGTGTATTAGGGTTGGCATCTTATTACAAATGATGATGTTTGGAACTTGATTGACTCTAGTAGTAGATACCAATTGTTAAGGCATTATTCTACCAGAAAAGAGAGTGGTTGGTAAATGAAAGAAgtgctgctttttaaagaaaaccaacaacaacTTCACCCCAAATCTGTAACATAAAATTGAACTCATAAAAGTGGCCAGCAAGCAACGCCACATTGTGCTAGAGTCAGAACTCAGTGACTAGGAAGGGGAGCTTCTTGAAACAGGAATGTGTCTGCTAGGGAATGCAAACTGTATTTACTAGCATTAAAAATTACATTGATCCTTAAATGTGACCTGCTGGTGCTAGGTCATTTACTAGCAAAATGCTTTCATAAGGCATTGGAATTAAAATTAAACCACTTTACAAACTATATTCTTTGGTATAATTTCTGAATACTGGTCAAGATAGCTTACACATTAAATAACGGATACCATGAAGAACTCTTTTGGAACCTTTTCAAAGTGGTTTAAGGACTGCAAATCAATAAAGTATTAAATATTGACAATTTTTACCCCAATAGTGAAAAAAGGGAATGCATTAACAGCAGCGTGTGGACTTCTAACATTCACGTTAAGTGCAAATGGGCCTTTATTCCTATGTACACTCTACAAAGAGAACCCTGTTACCTATTTTATGTACTCTACATATATGACATACTAAATGTGCTGCTACAGTTGACCTAACTGGTAAACACAACCCATAATTTTTATGGCCTGGCTCCCAAGATATACTTGATTCCATTCTATCCTTTCCTGAAGCTGTTGAGAGTCAAAGTGCAGGTATTGTATGATAAACGCGACAAGCAAGGCAGAGCATCACACCCTGCCCACTTGCTTCAACACTGAAGGGGCTGTCCATTTGCTACAGTGCCTAGCTAGTGCAAGAAGTTGTGGGACCATTCTGTGGGCTGGCTGGGACATAAGTCAAAAAAGCAAACCTGCCTCCGTTCATCCACTCCTGACCTGGAGAAGCTATACGCAAGGTGCTGTTGTGCCACATAAAGCTTATTTCCCCCAAGTGCTCTGAAGCACTGATGGCAACTGCTATTTCAGGGCAGGAGTTGGGGTGAAATCCCACTACCTTGAGTATGGAAAGTGAGGTTAGCAGTTGCACTGAAAGCCCTGAGCTTGATTTATGCATTTTGCACAGGAAGGGAGTAGGATCCAGCAATTGAGTTTGGGTTGGTCACAAAGACAGCACAAACCATTTTAGCTTTTCCTTCATTTTGTAAACTAAGCTAAGAGACAGATCCAAGAAGATCCTAAACTATTTTACAAACTACgaaatttattttcaatataatTCCCCCCACCCAACTATCACCATGTTTCCTAAGTTTTGCAAAGTGGATCCCGGTTTTTCCAATTGTATCATACATGGGATAATTTATATAAAAGGGGTTTGGGAagaatttaatatttttatgGAGCTAAGAAACTGAGCAGCTTGGACACCATTTATGATAGGGAA of the Lacerta agilis isolate rLacAgi1 chromosome 4, rLacAgi1.pri, whole genome shotgun sequence genome contains:
- the MRPL57 gene encoding ribosomal protein 63, mitochondrial, with amino-acid sequence MFLTIARLRNRIHGSQWIGKHRRPRFVTEIMKKGIIKRLEREAENEYWLSRPYMTKDQEYRHNVERRHLCWEKTMAANRAKFPEHKYATEHLGHLNVTKKWTEA